The following are encoded together in the Balaenoptera acutorostrata chromosome 9, mBalAcu1.1, whole genome shotgun sequence genome:
- the TCP11L1 gene encoding T-complex protein 11-like protein 1 isoform X2 produces MTIAHEIVVNGDFRIKPVELPEDSLEKKVKDIVHKAFWDCLSVQLSEDPPTYDRAIKLVGEIKEALLSFLLPGHTRLRNQITEVLDLDLIKQEAENGALDISKLAEFIIGMMGTLCAPVRDEEVKKLKDLKEIVPLFRAIFSVLDLMKVDMANFAVSSIRPHLMQQSVEYERKQFQEFLEKQPNSLDFVTQWLEEAADDLMNQKCRNALPAVGEASGSGDGPGPDPVAVQNYAYLKLLKWDHLHRPFPETVLMDLSRFQEFQLQLEQLTVLGAVLLVTFSMAAPGISSRADFAEKLKMIVKILLTDMHLPSFHLEDALTTVGEKVCLEVSSCLSLCGFSPLTTDKEAVLKGQIQAVASPDNPIRRIVDSRVLTFLETYLVSSHQKPLPTAPGGLGPVQTELEEVAIKFVRLVNYNKMVFSPYYDAILSKILVRP; encoded by the exons ATGACCATAGCCCATGAAATTGTCGTAAATGGAGACTTTCGGATTAAACCAGTTGAATTACCAGAAGACAG CTTGGAGAAGAAAGTAAAGGATATTGTACATAAAGCTTTTTGGGATTGCTTGAGTGTCCAGTTAAGTGAAGACCCCCCAACTTATGACCGGGCCATCAAGCTTGTTGGTGAGATTAAAGAG GCGCTCTTATCTTTCTTGCTGCCTGGTCACACTAGACTGAGAAACCAGATAACAGAAGTCTTGGATCTGGATCTGATAAAGCAGGAGGCAGAGAATGGGGCCCTGGACATTTCCAAGCTGGCAGAATTCATTATCGGCATGATGGGGACACTGTGCGCACCTGTTCGAGATGAGGAAGTGAAGAAACTAAAGGACCTTAAGGAAATAGTGCCCCTTTTCAG GGCAATTTTTTCCGTGTTGGACCTAATGAAAGTGGACATGGCAAACTTTGCTGTCAGTAGCATTAGGCCACATCTCATGCAGCAGTCAGTTGAATATGAAAGGAAGCAGTTTCAAGAGTTTTTGGAGAAGCAGCCAA ATTCTCTGGACTTTGTCACCCAGTGGCTGGAAGAAGCCGCAGATGACCTTATGAATCAGAAGTGTAGAAATGCCCTGCCGGCTGTGGGAGAGGCCTCTGGCTCTGGGGACGGTCCCGGGCCAGATCCTGTTGCTGTCCAGAATTATGCATACCTGAAGCTTCTGAAGTGGGACCACCTCCACAGACCTTTCCCCGAA ACAGTTTTGATGGACCTTTCTCGCTTCCAAGAGTTCCAGCTCCAGCTGGAGCAGCTGACCGTCCTGGGGGCCGTGTTGCTGGTCACGTTCAGCATGGCAGCCCCAGGAATTTCCAGCCGGGCCGACTTCGCTGAGAAACTCAAGATGATTGTGAAGATTCTGCTCACAGATATGCATCTGCC CTCCTTCCATCTGGAGGATGCCCTGACTACCGTTGGGGAGAAAGTCTGCCTGGAGGTGAGCAGCTGCCTTTCCCTGTGCGGGTTCAGCCCCCTCACCACGGACAAGGAGGCCGTGCTCAAGGGCCAGATCCAGGCCGTGGCCAGTCCTGACAACCCCATCCGCAGGATCGTGG ATTCCCGAGTCCTGACCTTCTTAGAAACCTACCTTGTCTCCAGTCATCAGAAGCCATTGCCCACAGCCCCAGGGGGATTAGGTCCCGTtcaaacagagctggaggaagttGCCATTAAGTTCGTGCGCCTGGTCAACTATAACAAGATGGTCTTCAGTCCCTACTATGATGCGATCCTCAGTAAGATCCTTGTCAGACCCTAA